One Diabrotica virgifera virgifera chromosome 3, PGI_DIABVI_V3a genomic window carries:
- the LOC126881886 gene encoding alpha-ketoglutarate-dependent dioxygenase alkB homolog 7, mitochondrial, producing MYLIILKNTLKCARFYQSLRLNSTLEIHNQIPDRIPPYFSLCKEFLDKNEELATSLVKNMTVHNDFISEQEEKSVLDEIEPYLKRMRYEFDHWDDAIHGYRETERLHWNKANNEIIDRVRNIAFPPATAQLKYVHILDLEKKGYIKPHIDAVRFCGDTIAGVSLLSDSIMRLVHDKKKNLYADIFLKRRSLYIMKNCARYDYTHEILSNENSVFKGEKVLKDRRISVICRNEPDKENK from the exons ATGTACTTAATCATTttgaaaaatactttaaaatgtgcACGTTTTTACCAGAGTCTACGTTTAAATTCCACTCTAGAAATACACAATCAAA TTCCAGATCGAATCCCACCCTATTTCAGTTTGTGTAAGGAGTTTTTAGATAAAAATGAAGAACTAGCCACCAGCTTAGTAAAAAATATGACTGTACATAATGATTTTATTAGCGAACAAGAAGAAAAATCAGTTTTAGATGAAATTGAGCCCTATTTAAAAAGGATGAGATATGAATTTGACCATTGGGATGAT gCCATTCATGGGTATAGAGAGACAGAAAGGTTACATTGGAATAAagcaaataatgaaataatagaTAGAGTGCGAAATATTGCCTTCCCACCAGCTACAGCTCAActtaagtatgtacatattttggATTTAGAGAAAAAGGGGTATATCAAGCCACATATAGATGCAGTAAGG TTTTGTGGCGATACCATAGCAGGAGTAAGTCTTTTAAGCGATAGTATTATGAGGTTGGTACATGATAAAAAGAAGAACTTATATGCTGACATATTTCTGAAAAGACGATCGTTGTATATAATGAAGAACTGCGCCCGTTATGACTATACACATGAAATTTTAAGTAACGAAAACAGTGTTTTTAAGGGCGAGAAAGTATTAAAAGATAGAAGAATATCTGTGATATGTAGAAATGAACCAGACAAGGAAAATAAATAG